The Odocoileus virginianus isolate 20LAN1187 ecotype Illinois unplaced genomic scaffold, Ovbor_1.2 Unplaced_Contig_29, whole genome shotgun sequence genome has a segment encoding these proteins:
- the DBF4 gene encoding protein DBF4 homolog A isoform X4, translating into MKKNRPSLKSLKTDNKPEKSKYKPLWGKVFYIDLPSVTISEKLQKDIKDLGGVCLSRGKLLVEKAIKDHDFIPSNSILSNALSWGVKILHIDDIRYYIEQRKKELYLLKKSSTSVRDVGKKVGVGVGTQKTKTGRLKKPFVKVEDMSQLYRPFYLQLTNMPFINYSIQKPSSPFDVEKPSSTQKQTQVKLRIQTDGDKCGGIPVQFQLKEKKKKGYCECCLQKYEDLDIHLLSEQHRNFAQSNHYQVVDDIVSKLVFDFVEYERDMPKKKRIKYSVGSLSPIIATVVKRSGTKEELELLHNFQKDSRGNVHMIEQGFLYKEPLQEPEQKSVSTSEHTLHHSSEPRELDDKTSHKCSMLNLPENDIKQNFTPLPACKNKQECILDVSEHKLILNESDLEVKVGKCPCRPRTSIQVSNFNTDDGASQQKQKSDTVLFPAKDLKEKDLYSVFHRDSDLLAINSSQEHLTIWAEIPSQSPPEEPNTCDIKSMDSLPSGKICRKVKIPLRRNKKENLEPNVGLDKKRTEFLTTQEENRICSSPVQSLLDLFQTSEEKSEFLGFTSYTENNNICDVLDIWEEENSNLLTMFFSSPSTSTFTGF; encoded by the exons GTGTGTTTGAGCAGAGGAAAATTATTAGTTGAAAAAGCTATCAAGGACCAT gattTTATTCCTTCAAACAGTATATTATCTAATGCCTTATCATGGGGAGTAAAAATTCTTCATATTGATG acattagaTACTACattgaacaaaggaaaaaagaattgtaTTTACTCAAGAAATCAAGCACTTCTGTAAGAGATGTG GGGAAAAAAGTAGGTGTAGGTGTTGgcactcagaaaacaaaaa CAGGTAGACTCAAAAAGCCTTTTGTAAAGGTGGAAGATATGAGCCA GCTTTATAGGCCATTTTATCTTCAGCTGACCAATATGCCTTTTATAAACTATTCTATTCAGAAGCCCTCCAGCCCATTTGATGTAGAGAAGCCATCTAGCACCCAAAAGCAAACTCAAGTTAAACTAAG GATCCAAACAGATGGTGATAAatgtggtggaattccagttcaaTTCCagttaaaagagaagaaaaaaaagggataTTGTGAATGTTGCTTGCAGAAATATGAAGATCTTGACATT CATCTTCTGAGTGAGCAACACAGAAACTTTGCACAGAGTAATCACTATCAAGTTGTTGATGACATTGTATCTAAGTTAGTTTTTGACTTTGTGGAATACGAAAGGGACATGCctaaaaagaaaag aataAAATACAGTGTTGGATCCCTTTCTCCTATTATTGCAACTGTTGTGAAAAGGTCTGGAACTAAAGAAGAGCTGGAATTGCTGCATAATTTTCAGAAAGACTCCAGGGGAAATGTACATATGATAGAGCAGGGTTTCCTATATAAAGAACCTCTTCAGGAACCTGAACAAAAGTCTGTGTCTACTTCAGAACATACCCTCCACCATTCTAGTGAACCTAGAGAACTTGATGATAAAACATCTCATAAATGTTCCATGTTAAATCTACCtgaaaatgacataaaacaaaattttacacCTCTGCCTgcatgtaaaaataaacaagaatgcattcttgatgtttctgaacacaaattaattttaaatgaaagtgaCTTAGAAGTAAAGGTAGGTAAATGTCCATGTAGGCCACGGACATCTATACAGGTTTCTAATTTCAATACAGATGATGGTGCAtctcaacaaaaacaaaagtcagaTACTGTGCTTTTTCCAGCAAAGGATCTGAAAGAAAAGGACCTTTACTCAGTATTTCATCGTGATTCTGATCTGTTAGCAATAAATAGTTCACAGGAGCACCTGACAATTTGGGCAGAAATTCCATCCCAGAGCCCTCCTGAGGAACCCAACACATGTGACATCAAGAGTATGGACAGTTTGCCTTCTGGTAAGATCTGTCGGAAAGTGAAAATAccattaagaagaaataaaaaagaaaacctggaaCCAAATGTGGGGTTAgataaaaaaagaactgaatttcTTACTacacaagaagaaaacagaatttgtAGCTCACCAGTACAGTCTCTACTGGACTTATTTCAGACTAGTGAAGAGAAGTCAGAATTTTTGGGTTTCACAAGCTATACTGAAAACAATAATATATGTGATGTCTTAGATATTTGGGAAGAGGAAAATTCAAATCTGTTAACAAtgtttttctcttccccttcaaCTTCTACATTTACTGgcttttag
- the DBF4 gene encoding protein DBF4 homolog A isoform X3 yields the protein MMEVHLSLQIHTPGFSAHHQTLVHPVGDVIQPSHPLLSRSRPTFSHITTTQLPVCLSRGKLLVEKAIKDHDFIPSNSILSNALSWGVKILHIDDIRYYIEQRKKELYLLKKSSTSVRDVGKKVGVGVGTQKTKTGRLKKPFVKVEDMSQLYRPFYLQLTNMPFINYSIQKPSSPFDVEKPSSTQKQTQVKLRIQTDGDKCGGIPVQFQLKEKKKKGYCECCLQKYEDLDIHLLSEQHRNFAQSNHYQVVDDIVSKLVFDFVEYERDMPKKKRIKYSVGSLSPIIATVVKRSGTKEELELLHNFQKDSRGNVHMIEQGFLYKEPLQEPEQKSVSTSEHTLHHSSEPRELDDKTSHKCSMLNLPENDIKQNFTPLPACKNKQECILDVSEHKLILNESDLEVKVGKCPCRPRTSIQVSNFNTDDGASQQKQKSDTVLFPAKDLKEKDLYSVFHRDSDLLAINSSQEHLTIWAEIPSQSPPEEPNTCDIKSMDSLPSGKICRKVKIPLRRNKKENLEPNVGLDKKRTEFLTTQEENRICSSPVQSLLDLFQTSEEKSEFLGFTSYTENNNICDVLDIWEEENSNLLTMFFSSPSTSTFTGF from the exons GTGTGTTTGAGCAGAGGAAAATTATTAGTTGAAAAAGCTATCAAGGACCAT gattTTATTCCTTCAAACAGTATATTATCTAATGCCTTATCATGGGGAGTAAAAATTCTTCATATTGATG acattagaTACTACattgaacaaaggaaaaaagaattgtaTTTACTCAAGAAATCAAGCACTTCTGTAAGAGATGTG GGGAAAAAAGTAGGTGTAGGTGTTGgcactcagaaaacaaaaa CAGGTAGACTCAAAAAGCCTTTTGTAAAGGTGGAAGATATGAGCCA GCTTTATAGGCCATTTTATCTTCAGCTGACCAATATGCCTTTTATAAACTATTCTATTCAGAAGCCCTCCAGCCCATTTGATGTAGAGAAGCCATCTAGCACCCAAAAGCAAACTCAAGTTAAACTAAG GATCCAAACAGATGGTGATAAatgtggtggaattccagttcaaTTCCagttaaaagagaagaaaaaaaagggataTTGTGAATGTTGCTTGCAGAAATATGAAGATCTTGACATT CATCTTCTGAGTGAGCAACACAGAAACTTTGCACAGAGTAATCACTATCAAGTTGTTGATGACATTGTATCTAAGTTAGTTTTTGACTTTGTGGAATACGAAAGGGACATGCctaaaaagaaaag aataAAATACAGTGTTGGATCCCTTTCTCCTATTATTGCAACTGTTGTGAAAAGGTCTGGAACTAAAGAAGAGCTGGAATTGCTGCATAATTTTCAGAAAGACTCCAGGGGAAATGTACATATGATAGAGCAGGGTTTCCTATATAAAGAACCTCTTCAGGAACCTGAACAAAAGTCTGTGTCTACTTCAGAACATACCCTCCACCATTCTAGTGAACCTAGAGAACTTGATGATAAAACATCTCATAAATGTTCCATGTTAAATCTACCtgaaaatgacataaaacaaaattttacacCTCTGCCTgcatgtaaaaataaacaagaatgcattcttgatgtttctgaacacaaattaattttaaatgaaagtgaCTTAGAAGTAAAGGTAGGTAAATGTCCATGTAGGCCACGGACATCTATACAGGTTTCTAATTTCAATACAGATGATGGTGCAtctcaacaaaaacaaaagtcagaTACTGTGCTTTTTCCAGCAAAGGATCTGAAAGAAAAGGACCTTTACTCAGTATTTCATCGTGATTCTGATCTGTTAGCAATAAATAGTTCACAGGAGCACCTGACAATTTGGGCAGAAATTCCATCCCAGAGCCCTCCTGAGGAACCCAACACATGTGACATCAAGAGTATGGACAGTTTGCCTTCTGGTAAGATCTGTCGGAAAGTGAAAATAccattaagaagaaataaaaaagaaaacctggaaCCAAATGTGGGGTTAgataaaaaaagaactgaatttcTTACTacacaagaagaaaacagaatttgtAGCTCACCAGTACAGTCTCTACTGGACTTATTTCAGACTAGTGAAGAGAAGTCAGAATTTTTGGGTTTCACAAGCTATACTGAAAACAATAATATATGTGATGTCTTAGATATTTGGGAAGAGGAAAATTCAAATCTGTTAACAAtgtttttctcttccccttcaaCTTCTACATTTACTGgcttttag
- the DBF4 gene encoding protein DBF4 homolog A isoform X5, with translation MGRLKKPFVKVEDMSQLYRPFYLQLTNMPFINYSIQKPSSPFDVEKPSSTQKQTQVKLRIQTDGDKCGGIPVQFQLKEKKKKGYCECCLQKYEDLDIHLLSEQHRNFAQSNHYQVVDDIVSKLVFDFVEYERDMPKKKRIKYSVGSLSPIIATVVKRSGTKEELELLHNFQKDSRGNVHMIEQGFLYKEPLQEPEQKSVSTSEHTLHHSSEPRELDDKTSHKCSMLNLPENDIKQNFTPLPACKNKQECILDVSEHKLILNESDLEVKVGKCPCRPRTSIQVSNFNTDDGASQQKQKSDTVLFPAKDLKEKDLYSVFHRDSDLLAINSSQEHLTIWAEIPSQSPPEEPNTCDIKSMDSLPSGKICRKVKIPLRRNKKENLEPNVGLDKKRTEFLTTQEENRICSSPVQSLLDLFQTSEEKSEFLGFTSYTENNNICDVLDIWEEENSNLLTMFFSSPSTSTFTGF, from the exons ATGG GTAGACTCAAAAAGCCTTTTGTAAAGGTGGAAGATATGAGCCA GCTTTATAGGCCATTTTATCTTCAGCTGACCAATATGCCTTTTATAAACTATTCTATTCAGAAGCCCTCCAGCCCATTTGATGTAGAGAAGCCATCTAGCACCCAAAAGCAAACTCAAGTTAAACTAAG GATCCAAACAGATGGTGATAAatgtggtggaattccagttcaaTTCCagttaaaagagaagaaaaaaaagggataTTGTGAATGTTGCTTGCAGAAATATGAAGATCTTGACATT CATCTTCTGAGTGAGCAACACAGAAACTTTGCACAGAGTAATCACTATCAAGTTGTTGATGACATTGTATCTAAGTTAGTTTTTGACTTTGTGGAATACGAAAGGGACATGCctaaaaagaaaag aataAAATACAGTGTTGGATCCCTTTCTCCTATTATTGCAACTGTTGTGAAAAGGTCTGGAACTAAAGAAGAGCTGGAATTGCTGCATAATTTTCAGAAAGACTCCAGGGGAAATGTACATATGATAGAGCAGGGTTTCCTATATAAAGAACCTCTTCAGGAACCTGAACAAAAGTCTGTGTCTACTTCAGAACATACCCTCCACCATTCTAGTGAACCTAGAGAACTTGATGATAAAACATCTCATAAATGTTCCATGTTAAATCTACCtgaaaatgacataaaacaaaattttacacCTCTGCCTgcatgtaaaaataaacaagaatgcattcttgatgtttctgaacacaaattaattttaaatgaaagtgaCTTAGAAGTAAAGGTAGGTAAATGTCCATGTAGGCCACGGACATCTATACAGGTTTCTAATTTCAATACAGATGATGGTGCAtctcaacaaaaacaaaagtcagaTACTGTGCTTTTTCCAGCAAAGGATCTGAAAGAAAAGGACCTTTACTCAGTATTTCATCGTGATTCTGATCTGTTAGCAATAAATAGTTCACAGGAGCACCTGACAATTTGGGCAGAAATTCCATCCCAGAGCCCTCCTGAGGAACCCAACACATGTGACATCAAGAGTATGGACAGTTTGCCTTCTGGTAAGATCTGTCGGAAAGTGAAAATAccattaagaagaaataaaaaagaaaacctggaaCCAAATGTGGGGTTAgataaaaaaagaactgaatttcTTACTacacaagaagaaaacagaatttgtAGCTCACCAGTACAGTCTCTACTGGACTTATTTCAGACTAGTGAAGAGAAGTCAGAATTTTTGGGTTTCACAAGCTATACTGAAAACAATAATATATGTGATGTCTTAGATATTTGGGAAGAGGAAAATTCAAATCTGTTAACAAtgtttttctcttccccttcaaCTTCTACATTTACTGgcttttag